One Monomorium pharaonis isolate MP-MQ-018 chromosome 4, ASM1337386v2, whole genome shotgun sequence DNA segment encodes these proteins:
- the LOC105828381 gene encoding ragulator complex protein LAMTOR3-A, whose amino-acid sequence MTVELKKFLYELLTDVEGLHSILITDRDGVPVISVANEKAPELATRASFLSTFGMATDQGSKLGLGKNKTIICMYSNYQVIQMNKLPLVVSFIANHNCNTGHVLSLENKIDPILSSLKNAVVEA is encoded by the exons ATGACAGTC gaattgaagaaatttctTTATGAACTATTGACTGATGTGGAAGGTTTGCATAGTATATTGATTACGGACAGGGATGGAGTACCTGTTATATCAGTAGCCAATGAAAAAGCACCAGAATTAGCTACAAGAGCTAGTTTTTTGTCTACTTTTGGAATGGCCACAGACCAAGGAAGTAAACTCGGACTTGGCAAAAATAAAACCATTATTTGCATGTATAGTAATTATCAG gtAATCCAAATGAATAAATTGCCATTGGTTGTTAGTTTTATCGCTAATCACAACTGTAACACTGGCCATGTGTTATCACTAGAAAATAAGATTGATCCTATTTTaagtagtttaaaaaatgcagtAGTGGAAGCCTGA